From one Candidatus Marinimicrobia bacterium CG08_land_8_20_14_0_20_45_22 genomic stretch:
- a CDS encoding acyl carrier protein gives MEKTEVRERVKLVVAKVLKMDVSEVSDNANFIFDLGADSMQSLELVAGFEEEFGLEMDEDKALRVQTVEDAVQFIAGYLG, from the coding sequence GTGGAAAAAACAGAGGTTCGTGAACGAGTCAAATTGGTTGTAGCAAAAGTTTTGAAAATGGATGTCAGCGAAGTGTCCGACAATGCGAACTTTATCTTCGATCTCGGGGCAGACTCGATGCAGAGTCTGGAACTGGTTGCCGGATTCGAAGAAGAATTCGGATTAGAGATGGATGAAGACAAGGCCCTGAGAGTTCAGACCGTCGAGGACGCCGTGCAATTCATCGCTGGTTACTTAGGCTAA
- a CDS encoding Glu-tRNA(Gln) amidotransferase GatDE subunit E: protein MTEMMKPFEQMTDEDYADLGLQSGLEIHQQILTEKKLFCRCPAGHYSTEYDAEILRHMRPTLSELGEYDGTALMEFKTKKEIIYQINRETVCTYEMDDTPPFEINQSALEIAFQIAMLMNYKLVNEIHIARKQYLDGSIPTGFQRTTIVGVDGFIPYKNRNIGLIQLGLEEDSCREVSDIGHRRVYRTDRLGMPLIETVTRPEMHTPQEVADVANILRWLVKSTGFVRTGIGSARQDVNVSIKGGTRIEIKGVHRIPLIPLLIYNEAMRQRSLLLIRDDLRERGITESTFKAETADVTHLMTSTQWDPIRWALQHNEKIACVNLKGYSGILSYPTQTGKVFSKEISDRVRVIACLTRLPNILTSESTEETIGSHVWNRIRKLFSATSQDALVIVWGNEQDLQTAIQEIIIRAREAMIGVPGETRQALADGTNGFERILPGPERMYPDTDLPPLEFPPERVEVLRKNLPPPIWERRTRYRDAGIPNHLIIPIAASPRALFFDRLIEANDLSPKFCARIFFEKIVAWRRCGLPTERLTIAVFSEFFGKIVSDPSLLPNAERILRQFLTSDESLSIIIEAFSPISISHDEILSALVDIDKTEPPKSPQIEANIRYFIGKLMKRFQFRIPAKTVLPIVGEFVKNGRRS from the coding sequence ATGACGGAAATGATGAAGCCATTTGAACAAATGACTGACGAAGATTACGCTGATCTTGGACTACAGTCAGGATTGGAAATACATCAGCAAATCCTGACGGAAAAAAAGTTGTTTTGCCGATGCCCTGCGGGTCATTATTCGACCGAATATGATGCGGAAATTCTCCGCCACATGCGTCCGACGCTATCGGAACTCGGCGAATACGACGGCACCGCTTTAATGGAATTCAAGACAAAAAAAGAAATCATCTACCAAATCAATCGCGAGACAGTTTGCACGTATGAAATGGATGACACGCCGCCTTTTGAGATCAATCAAAGCGCGCTCGAAATCGCATTTCAAATCGCAATGCTGATGAATTACAAACTCGTGAATGAAATTCACATCGCAAGGAAACAATATCTCGACGGAAGCATTCCAACCGGATTTCAACGAACGACGATTGTCGGTGTCGATGGTTTCATTCCCTACAAAAACCGAAATATTGGCCTCATTCAGCTTGGTCTTGAAGAAGATTCCTGCCGCGAAGTTAGCGACATCGGTCATCGGCGCGTTTATCGGACAGATAGACTCGGAATGCCGCTGATCGAAACGGTTACGCGTCCGGAAATGCACACGCCTCAGGAAGTCGCCGACGTTGCGAATATTCTTCGCTGGTTAGTCAAAAGTACCGGATTTGTTCGGACTGGAATCGGCTCGGCGCGGCAAGATGTAAACGTCAGCATCAAGGGCGGGACGCGAATTGAAATCAAAGGCGTCCACCGGATTCCGCTCATTCCACTTTTAATCTACAATGAAGCCATGCGTCAGCGATCACTCCTACTGATTCGTGACGACTTACGAGAGCGCGGAATCACTGAATCGACGTTTAAAGCCGAAACCGCCGATGTGACTCATCTGATGACAAGTACGCAATGGGACCCGATTCGCTGGGCATTGCAACACAATGAAAAAATCGCATGCGTCAATTTAAAAGGTTACAGCGGCATTCTCAGTTATCCGACGCAAACCGGAAAAGTTTTTTCCAAAGAAATTTCCGACCGCGTCCGCGTTATTGCTTGCCTCACGCGACTTCCGAACATTTTGACTTCTGAAAGTACCGAAGAAACTATTGGAAGTCATGTCTGGAATAGAATCCGCAAACTCTTCTCGGCAACGTCACAGGACGCGCTGGTTATCGTTTGGGGAAATGAACAAGATTTGCAAACCGCCATTCAAGAAATCATTATCCGCGCTCGTGAAGCGATGATCGGAGTTCCGGGTGAAACCCGGCAGGCGCTGGCTGATGGAACGAACGGTTTCGAACGAATCCTTCCTGGACCGGAACGCATGTATCCGGACACGGATTTACCGCCACTGGAATTTCCGCCGGAGCGCGTCGAAGTCCTCCGAAAAAATCTTCCACCCCCAATATGGGAGCGTAGAACTCGATATAGAGATGCTGGAATTCCCAACCATCTAATCATTCCAATTGCCGCTTCGCCGCGTGCTTTATTTTTCGATCGGTTGATCGAAGCGAACGATCTTTCACCGAAATTCTGCGCAAGAATTTTCTTCGAAAAAATAGTCGCATGGCGACGTTGTGGATTACCAACGGAAAGACTGACCATTGCGGTTTTTTCGGAGTTTTTCGGAAAAATAGTCTCCGATCCTTCGCTCCTCCCAAACGCTGAACGAATCCTCCGCCAATTTCTCACATCGGATGAAAGTCTCTCAATAATTATAGAAGCGTTTTCACCGATTTCAATTTCGCATGATGAGATTTTATCTGCGCTGGTTGATATTGATAAAACCGAACCACCAAAATCGCCGCAGATTGAGGCAAACATCCGCTATTTTATAGGAAAGTTAATGAAACGATTCCAGTTCAGGATTCCAGCGAAAACCGTCTTACCCATCGTCGGTGAATTTGTAAAAAATGGGAGGCGCTCATGA
- the gatD gene encoding Glu-tRNA(Gln) amidotransferase GatDE subunit D — MSNNPYKGYRDPVLSVLKENSVEVWSDVELLTDQGEFKGIILPRSETSDAKHVVLKLRNGYNIGIAFNRIRSIKEIGRKEAHYQIPEKEFPRDPKKPNVKLLGTGGTIASRLDYRTGAVIPAFSPGELYGSVPELADYCNLDTERLFGVFSENMGPEQWIATAQAIAAEIQKGTHGIVIGHGTDTMHHTSAILSFMVQNSPVPIVMVGSQRSSDRPSSDAASNLIHAVKTAAESDIAETMVCMFGPTSDQYALLHRGTRVRKMHSSYRSTFRTISDIPLAMVDREKITPLRQDYQRRRPDKNVTLNTAFEEKVSIVYYYPNMKPDIIDSLIDNDYRGIIIAGTGLGHVNKPLYPSLKRACDKGISVFMTVQTLWGYVQMYVYETGREIMQLGVIPAANLLPEVAYVKLGWALGQTKDPQKVKEIMLTSIAGEITEREPYDGYLIYQGGIPEVVEFLRQIKR, encoded by the coding sequence ATGAGCAACAATCCCTATAAAGGTTATCGCGATCCCGTTCTTTCTGTTTTAAAAGAAAACTCGGTCGAAGTTTGGAGCGACGTTGAACTTCTGACCGATCAGGGCGAATTCAAAGGCATCATTCTGCCTCGCAGTGAAACTTCCGATGCCAAACATGTCGTCTTAAAATTGCGAAATGGTTACAACATCGGCATCGCCTTCAATCGGATTCGTTCCATCAAGGAAATCGGACGAAAAGAGGCGCATTACCAGATTCCCGAAAAGGAATTTCCGCGCGATCCGAAGAAACCGAACGTCAAATTACTCGGAACGGGCGGAACGATCGCCAGCCGTCTGGATTATCGGACGGGCGCCGTCATTCCGGCATTTTCACCCGGAGAATTGTACGGATCGGTTCCGGAACTTGCCGATTATTGTAATTTGGATACCGAGCGGCTTTTTGGCGTTTTCAGTGAAAACATGGGACCGGAGCAATGGATCGCGACCGCTCAGGCGATTGCCGCGGAAATCCAAAAAGGAACGCATGGAATCGTCATCGGTCATGGAACGGACACGATGCATCACACATCGGCGATTCTCTCGTTCATGGTTCAGAATTCACCAGTTCCGATTGTCATGGTTGGATCGCAACGATCTTCCGATCGTCCCTCTTCGGATGCGGCGTCGAACCTGATCCACGCCGTTAAAACCGCCGCGGAAAGTGACATTGCTGAGACGATGGTTTGCATGTTCGGACCGACTTCCGATCAATATGCGCTTCTGCATCGAGGCACGCGCGTCCGAAAAATGCACTCCAGTTACCGCTCGACTTTCCGTACGATCAGCGATATTCCACTAGCAATGGTTGATCGGGAGAAAATCACTCCGTTGAGACAGGATTATCAGCGGCGCCGGCCTGATAAAAATGTCACGCTCAACACAGCATTCGAGGAAAAGGTTTCCATCGTCTATTATTATCCGAACATGAAACCTGACATCATCGACTCGCTCATCGACAATGATTATCGCGGTATCATCATCGCCGGAACCGGTCTCGGGCACGTCAACAAGCCACTTTATCCGTCGCTGAAACGCGCCTGCGATAAAGGAATTTCCGTGTTTATGACGGTTCAAACATTGTGGGGTTATGTCCAGATGTATGTTTATGAAACCGGGCGCGAGATCATGCAACTCGGCGTCATTCCGGCGGCAAATCTCCTTCCGGAAGTCGCGTACGTCAAGCTCGGCTGGGCGCTCGGTCAGACAAAGGATCCGCAAAAAGTTAAAGAAATCATGCTGACGTCCATCGCGGGAGAAATCACCGAGCGCGAACCGTACGACGGTTATCTGATCTATCAGGGCGGCATTCCAGAAGTCGTAGAATTCCTACGACAAATTAAACGATAA